A part of Lacibacter sp. H407 genomic DNA contains:
- a CDS encoding DUF6250 domain-containing protein: MADKLFMKMIRKISDFFIYFLILISIHVACTQSIHKAAGNIIFEDNFQKDTKNWIAEFEQPVGSTLKIGNGILDINAAKGATVWYKKKLSGNVMITYTATVIDSAGKNERVSDLNVFWMASNPKSDQMFQQNGKFSSYDNLHLYYAGIGGHDNSTTRFRKYAGSEGKEILKEYTDKEHLLEGNKKYAIKIVVDNGLVQYFINEILFWEFKDAAPYKEGYFGFRTTTSHQTFENFKVYKLK, translated from the coding sequence ATGGCAGATAAATTGTTTATGAAAATGATAAGAAAAATCAGCGATTTTTTCATTTATTTTTTAATACTGATTAGTATTCATGTTGCATGTACGCAGAGTATACATAAAGCCGCAGGTAACATCATTTTTGAAGATAATTTTCAGAAGGATACTAAAAACTGGATTGCAGAATTTGAACAACCAGTTGGTTCGACTTTAAAAATCGGGAACGGTATATTGGATATCAATGCTGCCAAGGGCGCCACCGTTTGGTACAAGAAAAAATTATCGGGCAATGTGATGATTACTTATACAGCAACAGTAATAGACTCTGCTGGTAAAAACGAAAGGGTTTCAGATTTAAATGTTTTTTGGATGGCATCCAATCCAAAGTCGGATCAAATGTTTCAGCAAAATGGAAAATTTTCATCTTACGATAACCTGCATTTGTATTATGCAGGTATAGGTGGGCACGATAACTCAACAACTCGTTTTAGAAAATATGCTGGCAGCGAAGGGAAAGAAATTTTGAAAGAATACACAGACAAAGAGCATCTGTTAGAAGGAAATAAAAAATATGCCATTAAGATAGTTGTTGACAACGGGCTTGTTCAATATTTTATAAATGAAATATTGTTTTGGGAATTTAAAGATGCCGCTCCCTATAAGGAAGGATATTTTGGTTTTCGGACTACCACCAGTCATCAAACATTTGAAAACTTTAAAGTTTATAAATTAAAATAA
- a CDS encoding VOC family protein produces MIRSFLLLLFFFIASFAIAQKSTAWYNHTLLDVQNLESSVAFYTKVFQADTIPYPFPPSSQYIVKWLRVGEGTELHLSQWINDTTKVIRDVPSVPELVGFVHLGFMVISMDVFVKRLMEVSSDYKSGKYKQPIIERMPYGAKTIMIKDPDGNEIHVIESIPANSRTNR; encoded by the coding sequence ATGATAAGGTCTTTCCTCCTTTTACTCTTTTTCTTTATCGCATCCTTTGCGATTGCACAAAAAAGTACTGCCTGGTATAACCATACTCTATTGGATGTACAGAACCTGGAAAGTAGTGTTGCTTTTTACACCAAAGTGTTTCAGGCAGACACTATACCGTATCCCTTTCCTCCGAGCTCTCAATACATTGTAAAATGGTTGAGAGTGGGTGAGGGTACTGAACTCCATTTATCACAGTGGATCAACGACACCACTAAAGTTATCCGTGACGTACCTTCAGTACCAGAACTTGTAGGTTTTGTACACTTAGGTTTTATGGTAATTTCAATGGATGTTTTTGTGAAGAGGCTTATGGAAGTGAGCAGTGATTACAAATCAGGTAAATACAAACAGCCGATTATTGAGAGAATGCCCTACGGTGCGAAAACTATCATGATAAAAGACCCTGATGGAAACGAAATACACGTTATAGAATCAATACCTGCAAACAGTAGAACGAACCGCTAA
- a CDS encoding alpha/beta hydrolase family protein has product MSDSRIRFIAVVYLSFFATILQAQHTEEFVHVKVQRLNDSHIDVYHHKPTGDVRLPVVIFCQGSGYNSGTKEFLGLLQPFNTKAVGLVIEKQGVKFGDKGDTLRDDFIQNNTVHQQLYDYLRVLQYMRVNMRWWNGEVYVIGGSEGGLLAGLLASFYPNVKAVAILSYGAGLNFGEAWSAAIHLQKKAEGATATEIETDIAAFQDTLHQIRKNPTYLKSYNGRENTYAWWSSIMDVRLQNALLDLTIPIYLAQGAQDLTAPPSSARLLKEAFIRNKKSNLIYKEYPDYDHAFKDNISESHFTEVVTEAIKWLLEVK; this is encoded by the coding sequence ATGAGTGATTCAAGGATTCGATTTATCGCAGTTGTATATCTGTCTTTTTTTGCAACCATTTTACAGGCTCAGCATACTGAGGAGTTTGTACATGTAAAAGTGCAACGGCTGAATGATAGCCATATTGATGTGTATCATCACAAACCAACAGGAGATGTGAGGTTGCCCGTTGTTATTTTTTGCCAGGGAAGCGGATACAATTCAGGTACCAAAGAATTTCTTGGGTTGTTGCAGCCATTCAACACAAAGGCTGTTGGGCTTGTAATAGAAAAACAGGGTGTAAAATTTGGTGATAAAGGAGATACCCTGCGTGATGATTTTATTCAAAACAATACGGTTCATCAGCAGCTTTACGATTATCTGCGTGTGCTCCAGTATATGCGGGTAAATATGCGTTGGTGGAACGGCGAGGTGTATGTGATTGGAGGATCGGAGGGTGGTTTGCTGGCAGGTTTGCTGGCAAGTTTTTATCCGAATGTAAAAGCGGTAGCTATTCTTTCGTATGGTGCCGGGTTGAACTTTGGTGAAGCATGGTCGGCGGCCATTCATTTGCAAAAGAAAGCAGAGGGCGCAACTGCAACTGAAATTGAAACGGATATAGCGGCCTTTCAGGATACACTCCATCAAATCCGTAAAAACCCAACCTATTTAAAATCATATAACGGTCGTGAGAATACCTATGCATGGTGGTCGTCCATTATGGATGTACGATTGCAGAATGCGTTATTGGATTTGACGATTCCGATCTATCTGGCACAAGGAGCACAAGATCTTACAGCACCGCCATCTTCTGCAAGATTATTAAAAGAGGCATTCATCCGGAATAAAAAATCCAATCTTATCTATAAAGAATACCCCGATTATGACCATGCATTTAAGGATAACATCAGTGAATCGCATTTTACAGAAGTAGTGACAGAAGCAATCAAATGGTTGCTGGAAGTGAAATAG
- a CDS encoding RidA family protein, producing the protein MDKNDIEERLNELGIVIPDMQLPIANYVPAKKTGNLVFTAGQVCSIGDKVIKGKLGKEIDIETGKEAARMCVINCLAAVKKLAGSLNAVKEIIAVHGLINCVPEFTSQAEVMNGASDFMVQVFGEQGQHTRTAVGVASLPFNFSASIYIVVELYE; encoded by the coding sequence ATGGATAAAAACGATATTGAAGAACGGTTGAATGAATTAGGAATAGTTATTCCTGACATGCAGTTACCGATTGCAAACTATGTTCCCGCTAAAAAAACCGGGAATTTGGTTTTTACTGCCGGACAGGTATGCAGTATTGGCGATAAGGTTATCAAGGGCAAACTGGGTAAAGAAATTGATATTGAAACAGGTAAAGAAGCAGCCAGGATGTGCGTCATAAACTGTTTGGCTGCAGTTAAAAAACTTGCAGGTTCATTAAATGCCGTTAAAGAAATTATTGCTGTACATGGCCTGATCAATTGTGTTCCCGAATTTACCAGCCAGGCTGAAGTTATGAATGGGGCTTCAGATTTTATGGTACAGGTTTTTGGTGAGCAGGGACAACATACAAGAACAGCAGTTGGAGTAGCAAGTTTACCTTTCAATTTTTCTGCATCGATCTATATTGTAGTTGAATTATACGAATGA
- a CDS encoding NADP-dependent isocitrate dehydrogenase, with protein MTRITVAKGDGIGPEIMDATLMILKAAGAQLEIDEIEVGEKVYLAGNSSGIAPEAWDVIRRNKIFLKAPITTPQGGGYKSLNVTTRKFLGLYSNVRPCRSLHPFVSTKHPVMDIVIIRENEEDLYAGIEHQQTDEVVQCLKLISRPGCEKIVRYAFEYARQQQRKKVTCFTKDNIMKQTDGLFHKVFDEIAKEYPEIENEHWIIDIGAAKMADTPELFDVIVMPNLYGDVLSDVAAQITGSVGLAGSANIGEVCSMFEAIHGSAPRVAGQDKANPSGLLQGAVMMLSHIGQSDVAAKIQNAWLRTIEDGIHTYDIYREGVSKEKVGTRAFAEAIVANLGKEPKQLQPVSYTSNKPLQLPKYQRKQPADKKLEGVDLFVHWGGHSANELAGLLQPLQSEDISLSMITNRGIKVWPDGFEETFCTDHWRCRFKPANGKTMQKEQIIELLNKASHQQIDTIKTENLYSFDGTAAFSLGQGQ; from the coding sequence ATGACACGTATTACAGTTGCAAAAGGCGACGGCATCGGCCCCGAAATTATGGATGCCACACTCATGATCTTAAAAGCCGCAGGTGCACAACTTGAGATTGACGAAATTGAAGTTGGCGAAAAAGTCTATCTGGCAGGTAACAGCTCAGGTATTGCTCCTGAAGCATGGGACGTTATACGCCGCAACAAGATCTTTCTGAAAGCACCCATCACCACTCCGCAAGGAGGAGGTTACAAAAGTTTAAATGTAACGACCCGTAAATTTCTTGGGTTATATTCCAATGTACGTCCTTGCCGAAGTCTACATCCGTTTGTGAGTACCAAGCATCCGGTAATGGATATTGTGATCATCCGTGAAAACGAAGAAGATCTGTATGCAGGTATTGAACACCAACAAACGGATGAGGTGGTACAATGTTTAAAACTCATCAGCCGGCCCGGCTGTGAAAAAATTGTCCGTTATGCTTTCGAATACGCTCGTCAACAACAACGTAAAAAGGTAACTTGTTTTACGAAAGACAATATCATGAAACAAACCGACGGTTTGTTTCATAAGGTATTTGATGAAATAGCAAAAGAGTACCCTGAAATTGAAAACGAACACTGGATCATTGATATCGGTGCAGCAAAAATGGCTGACACACCGGAGTTGTTTGATGTGATTGTAATGCCGAATTTATACGGCGACGTGTTATCAGACGTGGCTGCCCAAATCACTGGCTCGGTGGGTCTTGCGGGCTCGGCTAATATTGGTGAAGTGTGTTCCATGTTTGAGGCCATTCACGGATCAGCACCAAGAGTAGCAGGACAGGATAAAGCAAATCCTTCCGGTTTATTGCAAGGAGCGGTGATGATGCTGAGCCATATTGGCCAGAGTGATGTGGCTGCTAAAATTCAAAATGCATGGTTACGAACCATCGAGGATGGTATCCATACCTACGATATTTACCGGGAAGGCGTAAGCAAGGAAAAAGTAGGCACCCGTGCCTTTGCTGAAGCCATCGTTGCCAATCTGGGCAAAGAACCCAAACAGTTGCAACCTGTATCCTATACCTCAAACAAACCACTGCAGTTACCAAAGTATCAACGTAAACAACCCGCTGATAAAAAACTGGAAGGTGTAGATCTGTTTGTGCACTGGGGCGGCCACTCTGCTAACGAACTGGCCGGTTTGCTGCAACCATTACAATCAGAAGACATTTCTCTTTCCATGATCACCAATCGGGGAATTAAAGTTTGGCCTGATGGATTCGAAGAAACCTTTTGTACCGATCACTGGCGCTGTCGTTTTAAACCGGCAAATGGCAAAACCATGCAGAAAGAGCAGATCATTGAACTGTTAAACAAAGCCTCACACCAACAAATTGATACCATTAAAACAGAGAACCTTTACAGCTTTGATGGTACGGCGGCTTTCTCTTTAGGTCAAGGACAATAA
- a CDS encoding LysR family transcriptional regulator, whose translation MNYTLNQLQVFLKVVQTCSVTKAAEELHLTQPAVSIQLRNFQDQFDIPLTEVVGRKLYVTDFGKEIAVAAEQILQQVHAINHKTLAYKGQLSGRLKISVVSTGKYVLPYFLSAFIKANPGIEMVMDVTNKLKVVESLENNEVDFALVSILPEKLHVEKVDLIRNKLFLVGNADRTFKKKEYSKELFEELPLIFREKGSGTRQAMERFLNRYNIVVQKKMELTSNEAVKQAILAGLGYSVMPLIGIRNELQNGDLQIISVKGLPVNTTWSLIWLKGKQHAPVAAAFLHYIKKEKVNIAATKFHWYEQY comes from the coding sequence ATGAACTATACACTCAATCAGTTACAGGTGTTTTTAAAAGTGGTGCAAACATGCAGTGTTACCAAAGCTGCGGAAGAATTGCATTTAACGCAGCCGGCTGTTTCCATTCAACTGCGCAACTTTCAGGATCAGTTTGATATTCCATTAACAGAAGTGGTAGGTCGTAAACTTTATGTAACTGATTTTGGGAAAGAAATTGCTGTAGCTGCAGAACAGATTTTACAGCAGGTGCACGCCATCAACCATAAAACACTTGCGTACAAAGGACAACTTAGCGGACGACTGAAAATTTCGGTCGTTTCTACAGGTAAATATGTGTTACCGTATTTCTTATCAGCTTTTATAAAAGCGAATCCCGGAATTGAAATGGTAATGGATGTCACTAATAAACTGAAAGTGGTTGAGAGTCTTGAAAATAATGAAGTGGATTTTGCACTCGTATCTATTTTACCCGAGAAGTTACATGTTGAAAAAGTAGATCTTATTCGCAATAAACTTTTCCTGGTGGGGAATGCTGACCGTACGTTTAAAAAGAAAGAATATAGCAAAGAATTGTTTGAAGAGTTGCCACTTATTTTCCGTGAAAAGGGATCGGGTACACGCCAGGCAATGGAACGTTTTCTCAACCGTTACAACATTGTTGTACAAAAGAAAATGGAGCTTACCTCCAACGAAGCTGTGAAACAGGCTATCCTTGCAGGTTTAGGTTATTCCGTCATGCCGTTAATCGGCATACGTAATGAATTACAGAATGGTGACTTGCAGATCATATCCGTAAAAGGATTGCCCGTTAATACTACCTGGAGCCTGATCTGGCTCAAAGGAAAACAACATGCGCCTGTTGCCGCGGCCTTTCTACACTATATCAAAAAAGAAAAGGTTAATATCGCTGCTACAAAATTTCATTGGTATGAACAGTATTGA
- a CDS encoding PAS domain S-box protein translates to MDDRSPNSSNQSNNLSKDEVDILLHNYRKQIQDLKTELLTLQSERQEKLSVSDSLQSFIPDLIQQAVIVTDIAGNIIYWNNFATTLYGWSREEVMGRNVMAFVSSDLTYAEGMAIMEKLQEGETWSGEYIVKHKDQHSFKVHVHDSPFYDEEGNIAGIIGISRDVSEEVQTKELIRLQSNLLNHIEQAVFATDLEGNVFYWNNQAEELYGWTRDEVNGKQVPINTSSTPAFEAIQEELIRTLSGGKSWYGELTLENKHQNVIHVYSIYSPIKNQDGELTGIIAVSNDITEQKKASQEKEYERLNQEALINSTKDLIWSVNTNYELITANHAFLERLKTYTGTVLKTGDRLLNNDFFSIDYLAFWKEKYDQGLKGETISFEIYVPPINGLPERWSEATINPILNSTNNIIGIACYGRDITTAKLSAQTIRQSEERFRIMFEEAPLGIALIDSYSGTILDVNKKFAFITGRSIEELKSIDWMTITHPDDIQEDLDNMKLLNEKKIPGFTMQKRYIKPDQSIVWIQMSIVPIVHRESESPRHLCMIEDITQMKNNQQKIEESNERFNLVAKATNDAIWDWDLTTDQVIRLGAGLEKYFGYSSEEASQNNDFWHQRVHPDDIEGVLKRRNELLENPNEQNWWDEYRFLKANGEYAYVFDKGYIMRDQTGKPVRLIGATQDITEQKKADQRLQELNKTLEKRAEELEKSNADLEQFAYVASHDLQEPLRMISSFLQLLEKNYKNQIDETADKYIHFAVDGAERMRRLIHDLLEYSRSGRSLDELGNTDMNDVVKDVIEIYQQEIQTRNATIEVEQLPILPETRRVQMFQLLQNIIGNALKYNSSASPRIEIKSITTSTEIQISIKDNGLGFESKYSEKVFMIFQRLHNQNQFSGTGIGLAICKKIMDLHGGKISVQSEPGKGSTFFLTFFKNKNEQSDDNN, encoded by the coding sequence ATGGATGATAGATCTCCAAATAGTAGCAATCAATCGAATAATTTATCGAAAGATGAAGTAGATATACTTCTACACAATTACCGTAAGCAAATACAAGACTTAAAAACAGAACTGCTTACACTGCAATCAGAACGGCAGGAAAAGCTCAGCGTTTCTGATTCGCTTCAATCCTTCATTCCCGATCTGATTCAGCAAGCCGTTATTGTTACAGATATAGCCGGTAATATTATTTACTGGAACAATTTTGCAACCACTCTTTATGGCTGGAGCAGGGAAGAGGTAATGGGCAGGAATGTAATGGCGTTTGTTTCTTCTGATCTCACTTACGCCGAAGGCATGGCTATTATGGAAAAGTTGCAGGAAGGAGAAACATGGTCGGGGGAGTACATCGTAAAACACAAAGATCAGCACAGTTTTAAAGTACATGTGCATGACTCGCCTTTTTATGATGAAGAGGGAAACATCGCAGGTATTATTGGAATAAGCAGAGATGTAAGCGAAGAAGTGCAAACAAAAGAACTCATTCGCCTGCAATCAAACTTGCTGAATCATATAGAGCAAGCGGTGTTTGCCACCGATCTTGAAGGAAACGTATTTTACTGGAATAATCAGGCAGAAGAATTATACGGCTGGACAAGAGATGAAGTAAATGGCAAACAGGTTCCAATCAACACAAGCAGCACCCCCGCATTTGAAGCAATACAAGAGGAATTAATACGCACATTATCCGGCGGAAAAAGCTGGTATGGAGAACTTACCCTTGAAAACAAACATCAAAACGTTATTCATGTTTACAGCATCTATTCTCCTATCAAAAATCAAGATGGAGAACTAACAGGAATTATTGCAGTTTCAAATGATATTACCGAGCAGAAAAAAGCGAGTCAGGAAAAAGAATATGAACGATTAAATCAGGAAGCTCTTATCAACTCCACCAAAGATCTTATTTGGAGCGTGAATACGAATTACGAATTAATCACAGCCAATCATGCTTTTTTGGAACGCTTGAAGACGTACACGGGAACGGTGTTAAAAACCGGCGATCGTTTGCTGAATAACGATTTTTTTTCGATCGATTATCTTGCCTTCTGGAAGGAAAAATATGATCAGGGATTAAAGGGTGAAACGATAAGCTTTGAAATTTATGTGCCGCCAATAAATGGTTTGCCCGAACGTTGGTCCGAAGCCACCATTAACCCTATTCTCAATTCAACGAACAATATTATTGGTATTGCCTGTTACGGCAGAGATATTACAACTGCAAAACTTTCTGCACAAACCATCCGGCAAAGTGAGGAACGATTCCGGATTATGTTTGAAGAAGCGCCATTGGGTATAGCGTTAATCGATTCCTACTCCGGCACCATCCTCGATGTAAATAAAAAGTTTGCTTTTATCACCGGCCGGTCAATTGAAGAGTTGAAGTCAATTGACTGGATGACGATCACACATCCCGATGATATACAGGAAGACCTGGACAACATGAAACTGCTGAATGAAAAAAAGATCCCTGGCTTTACTATGCAAAAACGCTACATCAAGCCTGATCAATCCATTGTTTGGATTCAAATGTCGATCGTACCGATCGTGCATCGTGAAAGCGAATCACCCCGTCACTTATGCATGATTGAAGATATCACCCAAATGAAAAACAATCAGCAAAAAATTGAAGAGAGCAATGAGCGTTTCAATCTGGTTGCCAAAGCAACAAATGATGCGATTTGGGATTGGGACTTAACAACAGACCAGGTAATACGTTTGGGCGCCGGACTGGAAAAATATTTTGGTTACAGTTCGGAGGAGGCATCGCAAAACAATGATTTCTGGCATCAACGAGTGCATCCCGACGATATTGAGGGAGTTCTCAAACGACGTAATGAATTGCTAGAAAATCCGAACGAACAAAACTGGTGGGATGAATATCGTTTTTTAAAAGCAAACGGAGAGTATGCGTATGTTTTTGACAAAGGCTATATTATGCGTGACCAAACGGGAAAGCCGGTTCGTTTAATAGGAGCTACACAAGATATTACAGAACAGAAAAAAGCCGACCAACGCCTACAAGAGTTAAACAAAACATTGGAAAAAAGGGCAGAGGAACTTGAGAAATCCAACGCAGATTTAGAGCAGTTTGCATACGTAGCATCGCACGACCTGCAAGAGCCGCTTCGCATGATCAGCAGTTTTTTACAGCTGTTGGAGAAAAACTACAAAAACCAAATTGACGAAACAGCCGATAAGTACATTCATTTTGCGGTTGATGGTGCAGAACGAATGAGACGCCTCATCCACGATTTACTGGAATACTCGAGGTCTGGCAGAAGCCTCGACGAACTGGGTAACACAGATATGAATGATGTAGTAAAGGACGTGATTGAAATATATCAACAGGAAATTCAAACACGTAACGCAACCATCGAAGTTGAACAGTTGCCCATACTCCCTGAAACGAGAAGAGTACAAATGTTTCAACTACTTCAAAATATTATCGGTAATGCGCTGAAGTATAACAGCAGCGCTTCGCCCCGCATTGAAATCAAAAGCATTACTACTTCAACTGAAATACAAATTTCCATCAAAGACAATGGCCTTGGTTTTGAATCGAAATACAGTGAAAAAGTGTTTATGATTTTTCAACGTTTACATAACCAGAACCAATTTTCGGGAACGGGTATTGGTTTAGCTATTTGTAAAAAAATTATGGATTTGCACGGAGGAAAGATATCGGTACAATCGGAGCCTGGTAAAGGAAGTACGTTTTTCCTCACTTTTTTTAAAAACAAAAACGAACAGTCTGATGACAATAACTAA
- a CDS encoding response regulator produces MTITKPVQILLVEDNEGDIYLTQEAFKQDKFNNELSIVRDGEEAIRYLLKEEPFTNATTPDMILLDINLPKMNGKEVLRVIKNHSLFKTIPVVMLTTSSSEKDVFESYSGYANCYIVKPVKLESFISVVKSIENFWISIVTLP; encoded by the coding sequence ATGACAATAACTAAACCTGTACAGATTTTATTGGTTGAAGATAATGAAGGTGATATTTACCTGACGCAGGAAGCGTTTAAACAAGACAAATTCAATAACGAGCTATCAATTGTAAGAGACGGAGAAGAAGCGATCAGATACTTGTTAAAAGAAGAGCCATTTACCAATGCTACAACTCCCGACATGATTTTGCTTGACATCAATCTTCCGAAAATGAATGGAAAAGAAGTGTTGCGGGTAATAAAGAACCACTCTCTCTTTAAAACCATACCGGTTGTTATGCTTACTACATCTTCTTCGGAAAAAGATGTGTTCGAGTCGTATAGCGGTTATGCCAACTGTTATATTGTAAAGCCTGTAAAACTGGAGTCGTTTATTTCAGTGGTAAAGTCAATTGAAAATTTCTGGATCAGCATCGTTACGTTACCATGA
- a CDS encoding hybrid sensor histidine kinase/response regulator, giving the protein MLSQKVDLHVLIVEDNPGDQFLLTTQLKSIVTDTKKIRIADDLSTAVVMLSEFNPHIILLDLTLPDCVGIETFEKINQLQPAIPIIILSGIEDAKVAVQAIARGAQDYLLKGDFDERLLSRSMHYSLERKKNLEELKASVERYTLVSQATNDMVWDWDILSNTVYRNEEQFCRMLKLPATMKDLADEFWFGRIHPDDLKEMQQIVHAFHSDPQQKVFESEYRFLNGEDQYICLFDRGYIVRNETGKAIRIIGSTQDITQQKEINNELQKLSRIAQETQNGVIITDKNHCIEWVNNAFERISGYTLTEIKGRKPGDFLQGPETDSVQVGYMRSQLRKQKSFETELINYRKDGTKYWISLQVQPIFDEHGNLQEYFSIQSDISAQKRADESLKRSEEQYRFLFDNNPASIFIWNIDDFTFAEVNETFVHVYGYSRAELATMTIKEIRPQEEIPAIVAFAKSALKKGEFYVSRLWKHLKKNGEIIYMQVSSQRITYRNRTAILAIAIDVTEKKMLELELEEERLQKEKEITNAVITAQENEKEFIGRELHDNVNQILASARLYFGLSKKTISPETIQNADHLVGKAIQEIRSLCHSLIPPSFDITDFSEGIEQIVTLIENETEIRFVKQYRDTDYSNISQAIQLTMYRTVQEQLNNILKYAQAKNVVIQTVRQKNELTLLIKDDGIGFDSTKKSAGVGFLNIQTRASISNGAMVLKSAPGEGCSLILQFKL; this is encoded by the coding sequence ATGCTATCTCAAAAAGTTGATCTGCATGTTTTGATTGTTGAAGATAATCCCGGCGATCAATTTTTGCTTACAACGCAATTAAAGTCGATTGTAACAGACACAAAAAAAATCCGCATTGCCGACGACCTTTCAACTGCTGTGGTCATGCTCAGCGAATTCAATCCGCATATTATTCTTCTTGATTTGACATTGCCTGATTGTGTGGGTATAGAAACATTTGAAAAGATTAATCAACTTCAACCGGCCATCCCTATTATTATTTTATCCGGAATAGAAGATGCAAAAGTGGCAGTGCAGGCAATTGCAAGGGGTGCACAGGATTATTTATTAAAAGGTGATTTTGACGAGAGGCTGCTTTCACGTTCGATGCATTACAGTTTAGAACGTAAAAAAAACCTTGAAGAGCTGAAAGCCAGCGTTGAGCGATATACACTGGTAAGCCAGGCAACGAACGATATGGTGTGGGACTGGGATATTCTCAGTAATACCGTTTACAGAAATGAAGAACAATTTTGCCGGATGTTAAAGTTGCCTGCAACGATGAAGGACCTTGCTGATGAATTTTGGTTTGGACGCATACATCCGGATGACCTGAAGGAAATGCAGCAAATTGTACATGCTTTTCATTCAGACCCGCAACAAAAAGTATTTGAATCGGAATACCGCTTTCTAAATGGAGAAGACCAATACATTTGCCTGTTTGACAGAGGGTATATCGTACGCAATGAAACAGGGAAAGCTATTCGAATTATAGGCTCTACACAGGACATTACACAGCAAAAGGAAATCAACAATGAGTTGCAAAAGCTATCACGAATTGCTCAGGAAACTCAAAACGGTGTGATCATTACTGACAAAAATCATTGTATCGAGTGGGTGAATAATGCATTTGAGCGAATTAGCGGATATACGTTAACGGAAATTAAAGGACGCAAACCGGGTGATTTTTTACAAGGGCCTGAAACCGACTCCGTGCAAGTTGGTTATATGCGATCACAATTACGAAAACAAAAAAGCTTTGAAACGGAGCTGATCAATTACCGGAAAGACGGAACGAAATACTGGATTAGCCTTCAGGTGCAACCGATTTTTGATGAGCACGGTAACCTGCAGGAATACTTTTCTATACAAAGCGATATTTCTGCTCAGAAAAGAGCCGATGAGTCGTTGAAAAGATCGGAAGAACAATATCGTTTTCTGTTCGATAATAATCCTGCGTCGATATTTATCTGGAATATTGATGATTTTACTTTTGCCGAAGTGAATGAAACGTTTGTTCATGTGTACGGTTATAGCCGTGCAGAACTGGCAACAATGACGATTAAGGAAATTCGTCCGCAAGAAGAAATACCTGCGATTGTTGCATTTGCAAAATCGGCCCTCAAAAAAGGGGAATTTTATGTTTCCCGTTTATGGAAGCACCTGAAGAAAAACGGCGAAATTATTTACATGCAGGTTTCATCGCAAAGGATCACCTACCGAAACAGAACGGCCATTCTCGCTATCGCAATTGATGTTACTGAAAAAAAGATGCTCGAACTGGAGCTCGAAGAAGAACGTCTTCAAAAAGAAAAAGAAATAACGAATGCGGTGATTACCGCACAGGAAAATGAAAAAGAATTCATCGGCAGAGAGTTACATGATAATGTGAACCAGATACTCGCCTCGGCTCGGCTTTATTTTGGTCTTTCGAAAAAAACAATTTCTCCTGAGACGATTCAAAACGCAGATCATCTGGTAGGAAAAGCGATTCAGGAAATCCGCTCACTATGCCACTCACTCATACCTCCAAGTTTCGATATTACTGATTTTAGTGAAGGCATTGAACAGATCGTAACGCTTATTGAAAATGAAACAGAAATAAGATTTGTAAAACAATACCGGGATACCGATTACTCCAACATCTCTCAGGCAATTCAGCTTACCATGTACCGGACGGTACAGGAACAGCTGAACAATATTTTAAAATATGCACAGGCAAAAAATGTGGTGATACAAACAGTCAGGCAAAAGAATGAATTGACATTATTGATAAAGGATGATGGTATTGGATTTGACAGCACCAAAAAAAGTGCAGGAGTTGGTTTCCTGAATATTCAAACAAGAGCATCGATCTCCAACGGTGCTATGGTTTTAAAAAGCGCACCGGGGGAAGGTTGTTCACTCATACTTCAGTTTAAATTGTAA